One window of the Zea mays cultivar B73 chromosome 3, Zm-B73-REFERENCE-NAM-5.0, whole genome shotgun sequence genome contains the following:
- the LOC103651386 gene encoding uncharacterized protein At4g18257, with the protein MSLPAATAPSSSGATQPTEQQGGSRERRVESLGWLTESAVMPKKHKAIEGVGAASILDLKAQLYRTQEEARNPTAPGAAASGGEFRRAKIRSAPTDPLGAKNSGVESRAHKDKLELKAVKDGSASYAALEKKAELYEKLYRGELPDEEDKEKYCVDFFQKSSDRIYEPQMPEISHRATDAAEPVNDHEDSMPNAKPLGLGRAGTTIDRDEHKRFVREVHEEVTEARQKASTVRSRRQEQDAARREKLRQAYLKKRLEKLIAEKQASSASDDLPS; encoded by the exons ATGTCGTTGCCGGCAGCGACCGCGCCGTCCTCTTCGGGGGCGACGCAGCCCACGGAGCAGCAGGGAGGCTCGAGGGAGCGGCGGGTGGAGTCGCTGGGATGGCTGACGGAGTCGGCGGTGATGCCGAAGAAGCACAAGGCCATCGAGGGGGTCGGCGCCGCTTCGATCCTCGACCTCAAGGCCCAGCTCTACCGCACCCAGGAGGAGGCCCGAAACCCCACAGCCCCCGGCGCCGCTGCTTCCGGCGGGGAGTTCCGCCGCGCAAAGATACGCTCCGCACCCACCGACCCTCTCGGGGCCAAGAACTCCGGCGTTGAATCCCGGGCCCACAA GGATAAGCTGGAGCTTAAAGCCGTGAAAGACGGTTCTGCAAGCTATGCTGCTCTAGAAAAGAAAGCAGAGTTGtatgaaaaattatacagaggcgAGCTACCTGACGAAGAAGACAAAGAGAAATACTGTGTGGATTTCTTCCAAAAAAGTTCCGATCGTATCTATGAGCCTCAGATGCCAGAGATTAGCCACAGAGCCACTGATGCTGCAGAGCCGGTAAATGATCATGAAGATTCTATGCCTAATGCGAAACCGTTGGGGCTTGGCCGAGCAGGCACTACAATCGACAGAGATGAGCACAAGCGCTTTGTGAG GGAAGTTCATGAGGAAGTAACTGAGGCAAGGCAGAAGGCCTCAACAGTAAGATCTCGACGACAAGAGCAGGATGCTGCTCGTAGAGAGAAACTCAGGCAAGCTTACCTGAAGAAACGGTTGGAAAAGTTGATTGCTGAAAAACAggcctcttcagccagtgatgacCTACCCAGCTAG
- the LOC100285256 gene encoding HMG1/2-like protein yields the protein MKTRSQTSPKPLKTVAMAPRPSSTKRKPRPKPAGKGDPRAPKKPPTAFFYFMEDFRKIYKQEKPSVKSMQEIGKACGEKWNTMTFEEKVKYYDIATEKRAEFEKAMIEYNKKKES from the exons ATGAAGACTAGGTCGCAGACGTCGCCGAAGCCTCTCAAGACGGTGGCGATGGCTCCCAGGCCGAGCAGCACCAAGCGGAAGCCGAGGCCCAAGCCGGCGGGGAAGGGCGACCCCCGCGCACCCAAGAAGCCACCCACCGCCTTCTTCTACTTCAT GGAGGATTTTCGCAAGATCTATAAGCAAGAAAAACCAAGTGTAAAATCAATGCAGGAA ATAGGGAAGGCATGTGGCGAAAAATGGAATACAATGACATTTGAG GAAAAGGTCAAGTATTATGATATAGCTACTGAGAAACGTGCAGAATTTGAGAAGGCGATGATTGAATATAACAAGAAAAAG GAAAGCTGA